A region from the Kineothrix sp. IPX-CK genome encodes:
- a CDS encoding diaminopimelate decarboxylase yields MKTFPLDFKDLKNLICEYPTPFYLYDEKAIRQNIRRLFKAFSWNAGFREYFAVKSTPNPFLMQIFKEEGCGVDCSSETELILADSCFFRKEEIMFTSNVTSAAEFKKANSLNAIINLDDFSHIDYLQKHTDIPKLICFRLNPGGTIQYEGKTILNYNDHKFGFTKEQFIEGVTYLKKRGIRRFGLHNQFGCHRTETDYFEENARSLFEEVVDICHKTGIKFEFINLAGGLGIPYKDDADGADIEAVSHAIQKAYKDILEPAGLAPLPLYIEFGIFMTGPYGYFVSSVLHIKKNYRTFLGLDASTNSFMSPSRYTDYHHITVAGKEEKAYDHTYDITGALCENRDRFAANRRLPCIEAGDILIFHDAGAYTYSHANNFNGRLRPAELLLRQDGSVRQIRRPESPADYFSTLDFPIKYE; encoded by the coding sequence ATGAAAACTTTTCCGTTGGATTTCAAAGATTTAAAGAACCTTATCTGCGAGTATCCCACCCCATTTTATCTCTATGACGAGAAGGCGATCCGGCAGAATATACGCCGTTTATTTAAAGCTTTTTCCTGGAATGCAGGCTTCCGGGAATACTTCGCCGTGAAATCCACACCCAATCCATTTCTGATGCAAATATTCAAGGAAGAGGGCTGCGGCGTAGACTGTTCTTCCGAAACAGAATTGATCTTGGCCGATTCCTGCTTCTTTCGCAAAGAAGAAATCATGTTTACCTCTAACGTGACTTCTGCCGCAGAATTTAAAAAAGCGAATAGCCTGAATGCAATTATCAATCTGGACGATTTTTCTCATATCGATTATTTGCAAAAGCATACGGATATTCCGAAGCTTATCTGCTTTCGATTAAATCCCGGCGGGACTATCCAATACGAAGGCAAAACAATACTGAATTACAATGACCACAAGTTCGGGTTTACAAAGGAACAGTTTATAGAAGGTGTTACTTATTTAAAAAAGAGAGGAATCAGACGCTTCGGCTTACACAACCAGTTCGGGTGCCACAGAACTGAAACGGATTATTTCGAAGAAAATGCCCGCTCATTATTTGAAGAGGTTGTCGATATCTGTCATAAAACCGGTATAAAGTTTGAATTCATTAATCTGGCAGGAGGCTTGGGAATCCCCTATAAGGACGATGCTGACGGTGCGGATATTGAAGCAGTGAGTCATGCCATCCAAAAAGCCTATAAGGATATTTTGGAACCGGCGGGCCTGGCACCGCTTCCCTTATATATCGAATTCGGTATTTTCATGACCGGCCCTTATGGTTATTTTGTATCTTCAGTCCTCCATATCAAGAAAAACTACAGGACATTCCTGGGTCTGGATGCTTCCACCAACAGCTTTATGAGCCCTTCCAGATATACCGATTATCATCATATAACCGTTGCCGGCAAGGAAGAGAAGGCATACGATCATACTTATGATATTACCGGAGCTTTATGTGAAAACAGGGACCGTTTCGCGGCGAACAGGCGACTCCCATGCATAGAAGCCGGCGATATCCTGATATTTCATGATGCAGGAGCCTATACCTATTCTCATGCCAATAATTTTAACGGAAGGTTACGGCCTGCAGAACTGCTGCTCCGCCAGGATGGCTCCGTACGTCAGATACGACGGCCGGAATCGCCTGCCGATTACTTTTCGACCTTGGATTTCCCGATAAAATATGAGTAG
- a CDS encoding alkaline phosphatase family protein, translating to MDTGKAKYLVVISYDAFSEDNWEKASRLPNLSKLIQNGAYSTKLRSVYPTLTYVVHTTMVTGVYPDRHGIYHNNPFQPFVAEKEQRWFWFKKDVKVPAIYDALKGSRMKSAGILWPVTGKASIRYNIPEIRAIKKENQAFKILKNGSPFFSIRMEKKYGALRRGIEQPFLDDFTTMCAVDTIKRKKPDLLLIHLIDLDDAKHEHGTDSPEIEKVLIRMDKRLGDIMDAVEKAGIKEDTVFLVLGDHGQINVRYKVRLNQLLREKGLIYEEDGEMKWRAYIQSAGGAAYLHLRENDDEAEHLTLDILNKAITDGCYGIERLYDRKELDGFHAASLVTYMLEAKTGYCFEDGLAGEVVTDLEEQGIKYATHGYSPDKAGYRCNIVISGDCIKNGYSLGEIRMVDIAPTMASILGIDFHDCDGRPLNEIFYH from the coding sequence ATGGATACAGGAAAAGCAAAATATTTGGTAGTTATCTCCTATGATGCATTTTCGGAAGATAACTGGGAGAAGGCAAGCAGACTTCCCAATCTTTCTAAATTAATACAAAATGGAGCATACAGCACAAAATTAAGGAGCGTCTATCCGACGCTCACTTATGTTGTACATACCACGATGGTAACAGGTGTCTATCCTGACAGGCATGGGATATATCACAATAATCCTTTCCAGCCATTTGTGGCGGAAAAGGAGCAGCGCTGGTTTTGGTTTAAGAAGGATGTCAAGGTACCTGCTATTTATGATGCGTTGAAAGGGAGCCGGATGAAATCGGCAGGAATTCTGTGGCCGGTAACAGGAAAGGCGTCCATCCGCTATAATATACCGGAGATAAGAGCGATCAAAAAAGAAAATCAGGCTTTTAAAATTTTAAAGAACGGCAGCCCTTTTTTTAGTATAAGAATGGAGAAAAAATACGGAGCACTTAGAAGAGGAATAGAACAACCCTTTCTGGATGATTTTACAACGATGTGTGCTGTGGATACCATTAAAAGAAAAAAGCCTGATCTTCTTCTGATACACTTGATCGACCTGGACGACGCGAAACATGAACATGGAACGGATAGTCCGGAAATTGAGAAGGTGCTTATCCGTATGGACAAAAGACTGGGCGATATCATGGATGCGGTTGAGAAGGCAGGCATTAAAGAGGATACGGTTTTTCTGGTCTTAGGTGATCATGGGCAGATCAATGTCAGATACAAGGTAAGGCTCAATCAGCTATTGAGGGAAAAAGGACTTATTTACGAAGAAGATGGTGAGATGAAATGGAGAGCTTATATACAGAGTGCCGGCGGAGCGGCTTATCTGCATTTAAGGGAAAATGATGATGAGGCAGAACATCTCACCCTGGATATTCTCAATAAGGCCATAACGGATGGATGCTATGGAATAGAGCGGCTATATGACAGGAAAGAACTGGATGGTTTCCATGCAGCTTCTTTGGTGACATATATGCTGGAAGCCAAGACCGGCTATTGCTTCGAAGACGGTCTGGCTGGTGAGGTTGTCACCGATCTGGAAGAACAGGGAATAAAGTATGCAACCCACGGGTATTCACCCGATAAAGCGGGCTATCGATGTAATATAGTAATATCGGGAGACTGCATAAAAAATGGATATTCCCTGGGAGAAATCCGGATGGTGGATATAGCGCCGACTATGGCAAGTATTCTGGGAATTGATTTTCATGACTGTGACGGACGGCCATTGAATGAGATTTTTTATCATTGA
- a CDS encoding MFS transporter gives MKLSKEERAWILVDCGNSAYSMAVTTALLPIIFGMFENVKSSMDLGYFNSFASILIAILSPILGTIADYKDKKKRFFTFFTFLGVFATAGLAFFSPSGGQWQLLILFFILSAIGFAGANIFYDAFLVDVASNERMDKVSSFGFAFGYISSIIPFGISLALIFFMGMDKAIGYQIGFIITALWWGLLTIPMLKDVKQRHYIEPEPKPVINSFIRLADTFKNIRQHKTVFIFLMAYFFYIDGVDTIIKMVVPYATSILGEGTLDTFTLLGILLIIQVIAFPCAILYGNLAKRFSARTMIIVGIITYIIACVAAYFISSLWHIFILGAMIGSAQGGIQALSRSYYAKIIPKKKSNEFFGFYNIFGKFSAIIGPVIMSLTTTITGNARLSIFGIIPLFIIGFVIFITLPKEQKYSSEIME, from the coding sequence ATGAAATTAAGTAAGGAAGAAAGAGCATGGATATTGGTTGATTGCGGCAATTCAGCATATTCCATGGCGGTTACAACTGCGTTGCTGCCAATTATATTCGGTATGTTTGAAAATGTCAAAAGCAGTATGGATCTTGGGTATTTTAATTCATTTGCAAGTATTCTGATAGCAATTCTTAGTCCCATTTTAGGTACGATTGCAGATTACAAGGATAAGAAGAAACGTTTTTTTACATTTTTTACGTTTCTGGGTGTGTTTGCTACAGCCGGGCTTGCATTTTTTTCTCCTTCCGGGGGACAATGGCAGCTGTTGATTCTCTTTTTTATCTTGTCGGCCATCGGTTTTGCAGGTGCTAATATTTTCTATGACGCATTTTTGGTAGATGTCGCGAGTAATGAAAGAATGGATAAGGTTTCTTCTTTCGGTTTTGCTTTCGGATATATCTCGAGTATCATTCCTTTTGGTATCAGTCTGGCACTGATATTCTTTATGGGAATGGATAAAGCGATCGGATATCAGATCGGGTTTATTATTACTGCTCTTTGGTGGGGGCTCCTGACCATACCTATGCTAAAAGATGTGAAACAGAGACATTATATTGAACCGGAGCCTAAGCCGGTGATCAACAGCTTTATACGTCTGGCCGATACGTTTAAAAACATAAGACAGCATAAAACGGTATTCATCTTCCTTATGGCATATTTTTTCTACATTGATGGTGTGGATACGATCATCAAAATGGTGGTACCCTATGCTACTTCCATTTTAGGAGAGGGAACGCTTGACACTTTCACTTTGCTCGGGATACTGCTGATCATACAGGTTATCGCATTTCCCTGTGCGATCCTCTACGGTAATCTGGCAAAAAGGTTTTCAGCCAGAACGATGATCATTGTCGGTATCATCACGTATATCATTGCCTGTGTAGCGGCATATTTTATATCCTCCTTATGGCATATTTTCATTCTGGGCGCTATGATCGGCTCTGCGCAGGGAGGAATTCAGGCACTCAGCAGGTCATATTATGCGAAGATTATTCCCAAGAAAAAGTCGAATGAGTTTTTTGGATTTTACAATATCTTCGGTAAATTTTCGGCCATCATCGGTCCGGTCATAATGTCTTTGACAACAACGATCACCGGTAACGCGAGATTGAGCATATTTGGAATTATTCCGCTGTTTATTATAGGATTCGTTATTTTCATTACTTTGCCTAAGGAACAAAAGTACAGTTCTGAAATTATGGAGTGA
- a CDS encoding YgeY family selenium metabolism-linked hydrolase, whose translation MDIKLDYSELLQLCRTLIQQKSYSGEEKGVSDRVKEYMLKHGYDDMIVDKYGNIIGHIKGKRKGPRILFDGHMDTVPVTQREKWKVDPFQGEMKEGKLYGRGATDMKGALAAMIFAGAQFAKDCDKDFAGDIYVAGVVHEECFEGVAAREISAYVKPDYVIIGEASELNLKIGQRGRAEIVVETFGEPAHSANPDKGNNAVYQMTKVVEAIRTLKPTEHPVLGKGILELTDIKSSPYPGASVVPDYCRATYDRRLLVGETRESVLEPIEKLFEALIKENEGMKIKISYAAGKEKCYTGEWIEGERFFPGWLFEETEQYIQDIKKEMEENGYQPKVTQYNFCTNGSHYAGEAGIKTIGLGPSRENLAHTINEYAEIEQIEKVADCYLLVMKALLK comes from the coding sequence ATGGATATAAAATTAGATTATAGTGAATTACTGCAATTATGCCGGACTCTAATTCAGCAAAAAAGCTATTCTGGAGAAGAAAAAGGTGTATCTGACAGAGTGAAGGAATATATGTTAAAGCACGGATATGATGATATGATCGTAGATAAATACGGCAACATAATCGGACATATAAAGGGAAAGAGAAAAGGTCCCAGAATTTTATTTGATGGTCATATGGATACGGTGCCGGTAACACAGCGCGAAAAATGGAAGGTGGATCCCTTTCAGGGAGAAATGAAGGAAGGGAAATTATATGGCAGAGGAGCAACCGATATGAAAGGCGCCCTGGCTGCCATGATTTTTGCAGGTGCTCAATTTGCCAAAGACTGTGATAAAGATTTTGCCGGAGACATTTATGTGGCAGGAGTTGTGCATGAGGAATGCTTTGAGGGAGTGGCGGCAAGAGAAATCAGTGCCTATGTCAAACCGGACTATGTGATTATCGGTGAAGCATCTGAGTTGAACTTAAAAATCGGACAAAGAGGGCGGGCGGAAATCGTTGTAGAGACATTTGGGGAGCCAGCTCACTCAGCAAATCCGGATAAAGGTAATAATGCGGTATATCAGATGACAAAGGTAGTGGAGGCTATTCGTACCTTAAAGCCTACGGAACATCCTGTGCTGGGTAAGGGGATCTTGGAACTGACTGATATCAAATCCAGCCCTTATCCGGGGGCATCCGTTGTACCTGATTATTGCAGAGCCACCTATGACAGAAGGCTGCTGGTAGGAGAAACCAGGGAAAGCGTACTGGAGCCTATTGAGAAACTTTTTGAAGCACTTATCAAGGAAAATGAAGGCATGAAAATAAAAATATCTTATGCGGCGGGGAAAGAAAAATGCTATACCGGAGAATGGATTGAAGGAGAGCGCTTTTTTCCCGGCTGGCTATTTGAAGAGACGGAACAATATATTCAGGACATTAAAAAGGAAATGGAAGAAAACGGTTATCAGCCAAAGGTTACACAATATAACTTTTGTACCAACGGAAGCCATTATGCGGGAGAAGCAGGAATAAAAACAATCGGCTTGGGACCTTCCAGAGAGAATCTGGCACATACCATCAATGAATATGCTGAAATAGAGCAGATTGAAAAAGTTGCGGACTGCTATTTACTTGTTATGAAGGCACTGCTAAAATAG
- a CDS encoding sigma 54-interacting transcriptional regulator: MAEVVQADVVIVDTDFFRIAGTGVFEHEINTFVGSTAFVFDYVMKTGKQMIIDNPGNHHLCIACPNGGNCYETYEISAPILLGDNAIGVIGLACLNEEQKAHIKRKQTTYLEFLKQIADMIAAKAMEQEEKERNRELNNILREMVNQVNQSVLVMGEKNNILMANKAAREQLHLEEEDMTEYQMQIEPTGDVMNHLREYLLTVKERKYTVMGTLYDMQNGGDAASSMLLFSDINVLQNQLYEYSQKARAYSEDSIIGSSAITRDLTKSIKKIAKANTTVLITGESGTGKEIVAKSIWKSSDRADKPFVVINCASIPDATMECELFGYVAGAFPGADPAGRMGEFELANNGIVFLDDIGDLPLHLQGKLLRVLQEHRITRVGSSQSISVNIRIIAASNRNLHEMMEKKAFRSDLYYRLNVIPLHVAPLRDRKEEIEEFVMYFINRYCRLQGKKFNYMDPEVMRLLRRYDWPGNVRELQNVVEFMVSMMEDDGHIGCSNLILDLWSISTGREDKYMHTIRELEEKEIQKALWIYGDSTEGKRRIAQKLGIGIATLYRKLDAYNISSVNPAWNGEQENGYKIRL; the protein is encoded by the coding sequence ATGGCGGAGGTAGTACAGGCAGATGTTGTAATTGTTGATACAGATTTTTTCAGAATAGCCGGCACAGGGGTGTTCGAGCATGAAATCAATACATTTGTGGGAAGCACTGCTTTTGTCTTTGATTATGTTATGAAAACCGGAAAACAGATGATCATTGATAATCCGGGGAATCACCATCTATGCATCGCCTGCCCCAATGGGGGTAACTGTTATGAAACCTATGAGATTTCTGCGCCCATTCTGTTAGGTGATAATGCCATCGGTGTAATCGGACTGGCTTGCCTGAACGAAGAACAAAAGGCGCATATTAAAAGAAAACAGACTACATACTTAGAATTCTTAAAACAGATTGCGGATATGATTGCGGCAAAAGCCATGGAGCAGGAAGAAAAAGAGCGCAACAGGGAGCTTAACAATATTCTTCGTGAAATGGTTAATCAGGTCAATCAAAGCGTATTGGTTATGGGAGAAAAGAATAATATTCTGATGGCCAATAAAGCGGCAAGAGAGCAGCTGCATCTGGAAGAGGAAGATATGACAGAGTACCAGATGCAGATAGAGCCTACCGGAGATGTAATGAATCATTTAAGAGAATATCTGCTGACAGTAAAAGAACGGAAATATACGGTGATGGGCACCTTATACGATATGCAAAACGGCGGCGATGCTGCCAGCAGCATGCTGTTGTTCAGCGATATCAATGTTCTGCAGAATCAACTGTATGAATATAGTCAGAAAGCCAGAGCTTATAGTGAGGACAGCATTATCGGCAGCAGCGCCATTACAAGAGACCTGACCAAAAGCATCAAAAAAATTGCTAAGGCAAATACTACGGTTCTGATTACAGGAGAAAGCGGTACCGGAAAAGAAATTGTTGCAAAATCAATATGGAAGTCCAGTGACAGAGCAGATAAACCTTTTGTTGTGATTAACTGTGCTTCTATCCCGGATGCCACTATGGAATGTGAATTGTTCGGCTATGTAGCCGGAGCTTTTCCGGGTGCAGATCCGGCCGGAAGAATGGGAGAATTCGAACTCGCTAATAATGGAATTGTTTTCCTTGATGATATCGGAGATTTACCGCTCCATTTGCAGGGAAAGCTGCTTCGTGTTCTGCAGGAACATAGGATTACCCGCGTAGGATCCAGCCAAAGCATTTCAGTTAACATTAGAATTATTGCGGCTTCTAATCGAAACTTACATGAAATGATGGAAAAAAAGGCGTTTCGAAGTGATTTGTATTACCGTTTAAATGTTATTCCTCTGCATGTGGCACCTTTGCGTGACAGAAAAGAGGAAATTGAGGAATTTGTAATGTATTTCATTAACCGTTACTGCCGCCTTCAGGGAAAAAAATTCAACTATATGGATCCTGAGGTCATGAGGCTGCTTCGCAGATATGACTGGCCCGGGAATGTAAGAGAATTGCAAAACGTAGTAGAATTCATGGTCAGTATGATGGAAGACGACGGACATATCGGATGCAGTAATCTGATCCTGGATTTGTGGAGCATATCCACAGGCAGGGAAGATAAATACATGCATACAATTAGGGAGCTGGAAGAAAAGGAAATACAAAAAGCATTATGGATTTATGGAGATTCTACGGAAGGAAAAAGAAGAATCGCACAAAAACTCGGGATTGGCATAGCTACGCTGTACAGAAAATTGGATGCGTATAACATAAGCAGTGTCAATCCGGCTTGGAATGGAGAACAGGAAAATGGATATAAAATTAGATTATAG
- the dpaL gene encoding diaminopropionate ammonia-lyase: MQEQIKWVMNIMPKTEDTQLHVMEIEEIKKARKFHASFPQYEITPLVELNNMAAFLGINKVLVKDESYRFGLNAFKVLGGAFAMAKYMAQKLDKDVCDLPYEVLVSEETREKFGQVTFFTATDGNHGRGVAWAANRLLQRAVVHMPKGSTITRLNHIKKEGATVTIEEVNYDECVRMAAAEAAMEPNGVMVQDTAWEGYEEIPAWIMQGYGTMAMEADEQYVKAVGTAPTHVFVQAGVGSLAGAVQGYFTNKYPINPPKVVVVEAAEAACLYQGAAKGTGEISIVTGDMPTIMAGLACGEPNTISWNILRNHATAFLSCTDQVTIKGMRMLAAPVKGDTPVTSGESGALPFGVLASVMTDEIYGPLREALQLNENSNVLCFSTEGDTDPERYQNIVWRGAER, encoded by the coding sequence ATGCAGGAACAAATTAAATGGGTAATGAACATAATGCCAAAAACAGAAGATACACAGTTGCATGTCATGGAAATTGAGGAAATAAAAAAAGCCAGAAAATTTCATGCAAGTTTTCCTCAATATGAAATCACACCTCTGGTAGAGCTAAACAATATGGCTGCATTTTTAGGAATAAATAAGGTTTTGGTGAAGGATGAGTCCTATCGTTTTGGATTAAATGCCTTCAAGGTCTTGGGAGGGGCCTTTGCCATGGCAAAATATATGGCTCAGAAATTAGATAAAGATGTATGTGATCTGCCTTATGAAGTTCTGGTGTCGGAAGAAACCAGGGAAAAATTTGGTCAGGTGACCTTTTTTACTGCAACGGATGGAAATCATGGAAGAGGAGTGGCCTGGGCAGCCAATCGCCTTTTACAAAGGGCAGTGGTGCATATGCCAAAAGGGTCGACAATTACCAGACTTAATCATATTAAAAAGGAAGGTGCTACGGTAACCATAGAAGAAGTCAACTATGATGAATGTGTTCGTATGGCTGCGGCGGAAGCAGCAATGGAACCAAACGGTGTCATGGTTCAGGATACCGCATGGGAGGGTTATGAGGAAATACCCGCATGGATCATGCAAGGCTATGGGACCATGGCAATGGAAGCTGATGAGCAATATGTAAAGGCCGTCGGTACGGCACCTACTCATGTGTTTGTACAGGCAGGAGTAGGTTCTTTGGCAGGTGCGGTGCAAGGATACTTTACAAACAAATATCCCATAAATCCTCCCAAAGTAGTGGTGGTAGAGGCGGCAGAGGCGGCTTGCCTTTATCAAGGAGCAGCAAAGGGAACTGGTGAAATCAGTATCGTTACCGGAGATATGCCAACTATAATGGCGGGGCTTGCCTGCGGTGAGCCAAATACGATTTCCTGGAATATATTAAGGAATCATGCAACTGCTTTCCTATCCTGCACCGACCAGGTGACAATAAAAGGTATGCGAATGCTTGCAGCACCTGTCAAAGGGGATACTCCGGTTACAAGCGGAGAATCAGGAGCACTTCCCTTTGGAGTGCTCGCTTCTGTCATGACAGATGAAATCTATGGTCCGTTAAGAGAAGCATTGCAGTTAAATGAAAATTCCAATGTACTATGCTTTTCAACGGAAGGAGATACAGATCCTGAGCGCTATCAAAATATAGTTTGGAGGGGAGCCGAAAGATAA
- a CDS encoding alpha/beta hydrolase, giving the protein MDSIWAVIIFLLNMFFLLAAYYFLNAYLYFSTTCIRPKKNGEEDAEEIRLPAIYDHIMIEGAAGKLSGYYRKGHKNKLVILIHGWMDDAKSRLEDVSPYAELGYHVLLCDLRAHGKSESKYLGMGIADSLDLEAWVAAMEEQLGEGIEIVLDGVSFGAAAILHLNPDFLKDHITAVIADSSYESLGMILRKMIRFSPKFMAGFYLSGIHIWGKLLGKYSIKKDHVEINIAQITVPVLLIGGALDKLVSIDTQKKLQKACKGICELFIVERASHAKASYVDREGYEKRIKLFLNTYAE; this is encoded by the coding sequence ATGGATTCTATATGGGCTGTGATTATTTTTCTTTTGAATATGTTTTTTTTGCTTGCAGCGTATTATTTTTTAAATGCTTATCTGTATTTTTCTACAACTTGTATAAGGCCTAAGAAGAACGGTGAGGAAGACGCTGAAGAAATAAGGCTGCCTGCCATATATGATCATATTATGATAGAGGGGGCGGCAGGTAAGCTTTCGGGATATTACAGGAAGGGGCACAAGAATAAGCTGGTCATATTAATTCACGGCTGGATGGATGATGCAAAAAGTCGCTTAGAGGACGTAAGTCCATATGCAGAGTTGGGATATCATGTGTTGCTTTGCGATTTGAGGGCACATGGAAAAAGCGAGAGTAAGTACCTTGGCATGGGTATTGCGGACAGCTTGGATTTGGAAGCATGGGTAGCCGCCATGGAGGAACAATTGGGAGAAGGAATTGAGATAGTTTTAGATGGCGTGTCTTTTGGTGCGGCAGCAATCTTACATCTGAATCCGGATTTCCTGAAGGATCATATAACAGCTGTAATTGCGGACAGCAGTTATGAAAGCTTAGGCATGATACTTCGAAAAATGATACGATTTTCTCCGAAATTTATGGCAGGCTTTTATTTAAGCGGTATTCATATTTGGGGAAAGCTGCTGGGAAAGTATTCAATAAAGAAGGATCATGTAGAAATCAACATCGCACAGATTACAGTTCCAGTGCTGCTGATTGGTGGAGCATTGGATAAATTGGTTTCCATTGATACCCAGAAAAAGTTACAAAAGGCGTGTAAAGGCATTTGTGAGCTTTTTATAGTAGAACGGGCGTCACATGCAAAAGCTTCTTATGTGGATCGGGAAGGGTATGAAAAAAGAATTAAATTATTTCTAAATACATATGCAGAGTGA
- a CDS encoding D-aminoacylase, giving the protein MKIKIKDGFIVDGTGKKGFLGDILINGEKIEEVGVVTQEVDRVIEAKGLVVAPGFIDTHSHSDLEVLVRPELLPKLRQGITTEVLGQDGISMAPMPIAYSSSWRKNLAGLDGDSDEICWDYEDTAQYLKRIETAKPALNECYLLPHGNIRMEAMGLDNRKPDKKELERMKEIVRREMEAGAIGISDGLIYMPCAYSEMEEIIEICKVAAEYDGVYVVHQRSEADTILESMKEVIHIGKESGIRIHFSHFKVCGRKNWSKIEAVVKLLDSCKEEGMEVSFDQYPYVAGSTMLGVILPPWVHDGGTDKLMQRLADPILREKMIEDIEKGIPGWDNFVDFAGLDQIFITSVKTKKNLDTVGLNLIELGKLKGKEPYQATFDLLLEEENAVGMVDFYGTEEHVMCFMKRPEMNVCTDGLLGGKPHPRVYGAFPRILSTYVREKRTLTLEEAIYKMTGKAAEAMRLKNRGRIQEGFYADLCIFDAEAVRDKGTFTEPVQYPEGICYVLVNGEIAVSGEEFTGVRNGKVIRRKDR; this is encoded by the coding sequence ATGAAAATAAAAATCAAAGATGGTTTTATTGTTGATGGTACCGGTAAGAAAGGTTTCCTGGGTGATATCCTGATAAATGGAGAAAAAATTGAAGAAGTGGGAGTTGTTACGCAAGAAGTTGACCGGGTAATTGAAGCAAAAGGACTGGTGGTTGCCCCCGGCTTTATTGATACTCACAGCCACAGTGATCTGGAGGTGCTTGTCCGCCCTGAGCTGCTTCCAAAGCTTCGGCAGGGAATAACAACAGAGGTGTTGGGGCAGGACGGAATCTCCATGGCACCGATGCCCATAGCCTATAGCAGTTCGTGGAGAAAGAATCTGGCAGGTCTTGACGGAGACTCCGATGAGATATGTTGGGATTATGAAGATACGGCACAGTATTTAAAGCGGATTGAAACGGCAAAACCTGCCTTGAATGAGTGCTATCTGCTGCCCCATGGAAACATTAGAATGGAAGCAATGGGATTAGATAACAGAAAACCGGATAAAAAAGAGCTGGAACGAATGAAGGAAATTGTCCGCAGGGAAATGGAAGCGGGGGCTATTGGTATTTCGGACGGACTTATCTACATGCCCTGTGCGTATTCCGAAATGGAAGAAATCATTGAGATTTGTAAAGTGGCGGCCGAATATGACGGTGTTTATGTGGTACATCAGAGGAGCGAAGCGGATACCATATTGGAGTCGATGAAGGAAGTAATCCATATCGGAAAAGAAAGCGGTATCCGGATTCATTTTTCCCACTTTAAGGTTTGCGGCAGAAAAAACTGGAGTAAGATAGAGGCGGTTGTGAAACTGCTGGATTCCTGTAAAGAGGAAGGGATGGAGGTATCCTTTGATCAATACCCTTATGTGGCAGGAAGTACCATGCTTGGTGTGATACTCCCGCCATGGGTACACGATGGCGGTACTGACAAGCTGATGCAAAGGCTGGCCGATCCGATACTCAGGGAAAAAATGATAGAGGACATTGAAAAGGGGATACCAGGCTGGGATAATTTTGTTGATTTTGCGGGACTTGACCAGATCTTCATTACCAGCGTAAAAACCAAAAAAAATCTGGATACGGTGGGGCTGAATCTAATAGAGCTTGGTAAGCTTAAGGGTAAAGAACCTTATCAGGCAACATTTGACTTGCTATTAGAAGAGGAAAATGCTGTAGGCATGGTTGATTTCTATGGGACGGAAGAGCATGTTATGTGCTTTATGAAACGCCCTGAGATGAATGTATGCACAGACGGCTTATTAGGTGGGAAGCCACATCCCAGAGTATATGGTGCTTTCCCTAGAATTTTGTCTACTTATGTCAGAGAGAAGAGAACTTTGACACTGGAAGAAGCAATCTATAAAATGACCGGTAAAGCAGCGGAAGCAATGCGTCTTAAAAACAGAGGAAGAATACAGGAGGGCTTTTATGCTGACTTGTGCATTTTTGATGCAGAGGCGGTAAGGGATAAAGGAACTTTTACAGAACCGGTCCAGTATCCCGAGGGCATTTGTTACGTACTTGTAAATGGAGAGATTGCAGTTTCCGGAGAAGAATTCACAGGAGTAAGAAACGGAAAAGTCATAAGAAGAAAGGATCGGTGA